From Bufo gargarizans isolate SCDJY-AF-19 chromosome 10, ASM1485885v1, whole genome shotgun sequence, the proteins below share one genomic window:
- the C10H11orf96 gene encoding uncharacterized protein C11orf96 homolog yields the protein MSSAVMSAKQTESLGTCSTYQAVMPHYTGAIEEYPQPIQPRPQRGKGKLKRPRQSRFKTQPVTFDEIQEVEEEGLSPTEEEKARKSFLQSLESLRRSSHNLHHQMEKLSSSKLRHSLDSSDSDSTQ from the coding sequence ATGTCTTCGGCAGTCATGTCAGCCAAGCAGACAGAGTCACTGGGAACCTGCTCCACTTACCAGGCTGTCATGCCCCATTACACTGGTGCCATAGAGGAATACCCCCAGCCCATTCAGCCCAGACCCCAGAGAGGCAAGGGGAAGCTGAAGAGACCCAGGCAGAGCAGGTTCAAGACTCAGCCTGTCACCTTTGATGAGATCCAGGAGGTGGAAGAAGAAGGGTTGTCTCCTACTGAAGAGGAAAAAGCCAGGAAATCCTTCCTACAGTCCCTGGAGAGTCTCAGGAGAAGCTCCCACAACCTGCACCACCAGATGGAGAAGCTCAGCAGCTCCAAGCTGAGGCACAGCCTGGACTCCAGTGACTCTGACTCCACACAGTGA